A window from Nycticebus coucang isolate mNycCou1 chromosome X, mNycCou1.pri, whole genome shotgun sequence encodes these proteins:
- the TCEAL1 gene encoding transcription elongation factor A protein-like 1, with the protein MEKSSKENEEQPQSAPKTDEERPPEEHYPGKQSPDEQSSEEQSSEEEFFPEELLPELLPEMLLSEERPPQERLSRKDLFEQRPPMEQPPCGVGKHKLEEGSFKERLARFRPQFRGDIHGRNLSNEEMIQAADDLEEMKRVRNKLMIMHWKAKRSRPYPI; encoded by the coding sequence ATGGAAAAAtcatccaaagaaaatgaagaacagcCACAGAGTGCGCCAAAGACCGATGAGGAGCGGCCTCCAGAGGAGCACTATCCCGGAAAGCAGTCACCTGACGAGCAGTCCTCAGAGGAGCAGTCCTCTGAGGAGGAGTTCTTTCCAGAGGAGCTCCTTCCTGAGCTCCTGCCTGAGATGCTCCTTTCAGAGGAGCGCCCCCCGCAGGAGCGCCTTTCCAGGAAGGATTTGTTTGAGCAGCGCCCTCCGATGGAGCAGCCTCCCTGTGGAGTGGGAAAACATAAGCTAGAAGAAGGAAGCTTTAAGGAGAGGCTGGCTCGTTTTCGCCCGCAATTTAGAGGGGACATACATGGCAGAAATTTAAGCAATGAAGAGATGATACAGGCAGCAGATGATCTAGAAGAGATGAAAAGAGTAAGAAATAAATTGATGATAATGCATTGGAAGGCAAAACGGAGCCGCCCTTACCCTATTTAA